ATGTTTGAACTGGTTTAAACGGGACTTCTGATTTGTCTGTTTCAGCACCCCGGTAATCGGTGAATTGCCTGAGCCGCACGACACTTGGTCGTTGTCGTTTTTCCCGAAATTGGCAGCAAGAACAACATCAACAACGGCGGCGCTCGGCGTTGGGGTGCAGCCCGTGTTATCAGCCGGCTATCATAGCGCGGTGCCACCCCAGAACGGGGGTGGTGGTTCGACATTTAGTGCCGCGGCGATGGTGGCAGCTGCCACCGCTACGGCCACCGCCACTGCCAGCGTGGTGGCCATGCAGGACCGCCAAGACATCCCCTCGCAATTCAATCAGGTAAAGTTTCTTACATCATCTTGAACTCTATCTATGGTTGCAGTAAACACGATTTTACGATTGTTTCGTTATGTTGCTTAATCTCTGTATCTATTTGTTgccaatttatttatacttGCAATACTCGTCACTGATCTGCTTTTACAACACTGTGTTCGAATAGAAATTAATCTCAGTAATGTTTAGTTTCAGTAATGTACTAAGTTCTacgaatgttaaaaataattgatattaattctATCGTAGATGCAGAGCCAACATGGAATCCCCCACCAAACGTACAACGCAGGGTACGCCCAAAGAGGACCAATGGCCGGAATGGGGCCAGTCGGGATGAGCAATTTCAATAGCATGGGCACGATGAGCCCAATGCACTCTATGAATTCCATGAATTCGATGAACAGTATGAATGGCATGAACTCGATGAATCCTATGTCGATGGGAGGTATGAACGGTATGACTGGTATGAACGCGATGACACCCATGAACTCCATGAGTAACATGGGTAACATGGGCATGAACAATATGATGGGACCTAACAACATGCAGATGAACAAAATGAGCATGCAGGTACGTTCATCGCTTTAAACTGTCATAAATTGAAGTAGCAAAAGCTGATCCTACTCCCAGTTTCTACATGTTTTTAAGCCTTTTCACTATTGGAAGCGTGCCGAGAGTGCAACAATCTAAATAACTAATTCTTCTTTAACTTCCGTATCATTAACTCCTGCTAAAAGCATCCAAGGTTATTCAAAGTGATCTTCATATTTCCAGGCTCAACCCCACCAAGGCTATCCAAGGAGATTAGCGCCTTACCCCAACCCCGCGATGCACATGACGCAGAAGAGGCAACAGGGTCCTTACGCTGGCCCGAATCCAGCTGCGATGCAGCCGAACTTCAACGGTATGGCGACGTCGCAGTATCCGACCAATTACCCAGCGGCAGCGAGGCCGAACTTTCCCCAGTATCAGCCGATGCAGAGCATGAATCCCACGGCCGCCGGCTTCGGGCCCAACACGATGATACGGAGCACGAACATGAGGCAAGCCGCGCCGTCTTACAACACCACTGCTCAGGCGGCGGCGACCAGCCAATACTACGGTAGCAACGGTATACCGGTTAGCATGGGACCTACCACTGTTGGCAATCAATTCGTCGGTCATCAACCGAACACGGGATACGCTGGTGGTGCATCCTCGTACGGGGCGAGCGCCGCGGTGACCAGTCAGTACCAACAGGACGTGGCGGCGATGAGAACGACGGGCGCGGGGAGTTTGAATTATCAACACAGTCCTATCCCCGGAAACCCGACTCCGCCGCTCACGCCTGCCACCAGCATGCCCCCTTACATTAGTCCGAATCCAGACATTAAACCTAACTTCAATGAGATGAAGTCACCAGTTAACCTTCAGAGTGAGTTCGCTTTTCGTTTGTCGAGTTGATTGATCGGCTGAAACCAGTGATGTCCAAACTGAGATCCAGTGTTCGAGTATCTTGCTCTGTATTCGTTTCTCCAgtagttaaaaaatattgtaaacggaagaaattttgtaatttctgtaAAAACAAAACTAGATGACAAGAATACTTTACCTGAATATTGTTAGCGTTGAGAATAAACATCTTTGCCGTTACTTGTCGCGCTATATGATACCTATCCAATCAGAACGTTTCAGAAAAGATACTGTCACCTGTGGACATCACTGTCTTAGACACTTGTAGGGAGATATTGATATCCTATATGCTAATGGAATATTTTGATTGTCAAATCGCAGAGGACGACGAACTAAGATTAACATTCCCAGTGAGGGATGGCATCATTCTTCCACCCTTCCGCTTAGAACACAATTTGGCTGTAAGCAATCACGTATTCCAACTGAAGTCCACGGTGCACCAAACGTTAATGTGGCGATCGGATCTTGAACTACAGCTCAAGTGTTTCCATCATGAGGATAGGCAAATGAATACGAATTGGCCGGCGAGCGTACAAGTTTCCGTGAACGCTACGCCGCTAGTTATCGATCGTGGTGAGAATAAAACGTCTCATAAGCCCTTATACCTGAAGGACGTGTGTCAACCGGGAAGGAACACGATACAAATCACCGTCTCGGCGTGTTGTTGTGTAAGATTTgatttttgcaataaattacGCTTTCGCAAAAGGTGCACAACCGGACAATGGAATTGATTGgtcatttttctttcttacagTCGCATTTGTTCGTGCTTCAATTAGTCCATCGGCCAAGCGTGCGAAGTGTGCTCCATGGATTACTACGCAAAAGGCTACTTACAGCAGAACATTGTATAACAAAAATCAAACGGAATTTCAGTAATACTATTTCAAATAATGGAATACAATCGGAGAAAGACGTGGTGGAACAAACAGCACTTAAGGTGAGACACATTTCGTAATATAGTACTGTGTTTGTATCATAAAATTTATGATCACAATCTTGCCTGATCACCAACCACATTTTTATctctttcaatattaaatatgattCCATAACTATTTcgtatacaatttatatataattaataactatttcGTATACAAACgctattttttattgaaatgttgaatcatttgtttgcaattgATTCATTCTTATTCATATCATTCTTACATTACAGGTATCTTTAAAATGTCCTATCACTTTTAAACGTATTACACTGCCAGCAAGAGGACACGATTGCAAGCACATACAATGCTTCGATTTGGAGTCGTACCTACAATTAAATTGTGAAAGAGGATCTTGGAGGTGTCCTGTGTGCACGTAAGTTGATTTACAGTTCAATGATATTCAATCTAActccatttattaattaataaactaacGTTACGTACACTTATTACAGAAAACCTGCGCAATTGGAAGGTCTGGAGGTCGACCAATATATGTGGGGCATTTTGAACACTTTAAATACTGCAGAAGTAGAAGAGGTAACGATAGACTCCATGGCGAATTGGAAGCCAGCTAAAAACATGAGCGGTATTAAATCGGAAGAGGAAAGCGATTGCAAGAGAATGACCAAGGCAATGTCACCTGGAAGTATGAACATGCCCACTATGAATAATTGGGATATGAACCAGGCAATGAGTCCGTACATACCGCCTGACATGAGCAGCATCGTGAGCGGCTCTATGATGAACAATACGCAATCCACTTATACAAACAACAACATTAACCATAGAAATTCGTCGGGTGGATCCTTCGATATTAATTCCGGAACGAATACGAACGCCAGTAACGATTATTCTAACGGAACGGGGCCTCTTTCGCACTTGAACGAATCGGTTAATTCTCTAGATCCTCTCAACGCTATGGAAAAATCGCTGAACGATCAGGtagattaaaaatttcaagttaCTACGCCTGTAAACTATTCTGTAAcactataaaatattctatgaagTAGTACATGCCCGTTTTGCACGTTTCAGATGCCCCACACACCACACACACCACATACTCCTCACACACCTCACACACCGGGTGGTGGTAATAGTGGGCCACCTAGTGTTCCTCCTGCATCTCAGGAATCTACGGGGAATCATAACACGTCTGGTAGTACGAGTACAAACATTAATAATGATACTGCAGATATACCATCAGATTTAAATTTCGATCCAGCTGCAGTGATAGATGGCGAGGGCACAGGTCAGGAAGCATTGAATGTAAGTACTTCTTTGTATTCTTCTTCTCTGTTGCAAATCAATAAACTGAGAATTGAACGTTTCAATTCTTACTAAATGTCGGTTCTGTATAATACTAACCATACTATCTTATGTTACAGCTCTTGCCAGACAATGTTGTAGATCCGATGGAACTACTTTCATACTTAGATCCACCAGATCTGAATACCCCTCCCAGCAGCGGCGCTAGCAGTGGAAACCCCTCATCTAGTGATGACATATTGGCACTCTTCGAATAAAAGATAGAAACAAGGAATCTGTTA
This genomic window from Nomia melanderi isolate GNS246 chromosome 9, iyNomMela1, whole genome shotgun sequence contains:
- the tna gene encoding zinc finger MIZ domain-containing protein tonalli isoform X1, which gives rise to MTMKISERTPVIGELPEPHDTWSLSFFPKLAARTTSTTAALGVGVQPVLSAGYHSAVPPQNGGGGSTFSAAAMVAAATATATATASVVAMQDRQDIPSQFNQMQSQHGIPHQTYNAGYAQRGPMAGMGPVGMSNFNSMGTMSPMHSMNSMNSMNSMNGMNSMNPMSMGGMNGMTGMNAMTPMNSMSNMGNMGMNNMMGPNNMQMNKMSMQAQPHQGYPRRLAPYPNPAMHMTQKRQQGPYAGPNPAAMQPNFNGMATSQYPTNYPAAARPNFPQYQPMQSMNPTAAGFGPNTMIRSTNMRQAAPSYNTTAQAAATSQYYGSNGIPVSMGPTTVGNQFVGHQPNTGYAGGASSYGASAAVTSQYQQDVAAMRTTGAGSLNYQHSPIPGNPTPPLTPATSMPPYISPNPDIKPNFNEMKSPVNLQKDDELRLTFPVRDGIILPPFRLEHNLAVSNHVFQLKSTVHQTLMWRSDLELQLKCFHHEDRQMNTNWPASVQVSVNATPLVIDRGENKTSHKPLYLKDVCQPGRNTIQITVSACCCSHLFVLQLVHRPSVRSVLHGLLRKRLLTAEHCITKIKRNFSNTISNNGIQSEKDVVEQTALKVSLKCPITFKRITLPARGHDCKHIQCFDLESYLQLNCERGSWRCPVCTKPAQLEGLEVDQYMWGILNTLNTAEVEEVTIDSMANWKPAKNMSGIKSEEESDCKRMTKAMSPGSMNMPTMNNWDMNQAMSPYIPPDMSSIVSGSMMNNTQSTYTNNNINHRNSSGGSFDINSGTNTNASNDYSNGTGPLSHLNESVNSLDPLNAMEKSLNDQMPHTPHTPHTPHTPHTPGGGNSGPPSVPPASQESTGNHNTSGSTSTNINNDTADIPSDLNFDPAAVIDGEGTGQEALNLLPDNVVDPMELLSYLDPPDLNTPPSSGASSGNPSSSDDILALFE
- the tna gene encoding zinc finger MIZ domain-containing protein tonalli isoform X2, whose translation is MVAAATATATATASVVAMQDRQDIPSQFNQMQSQHGIPHQTYNAGYAQRGPMAGMGPVGMSNFNSMGTMSPMHSMNSMNSMNSMNGMNSMNPMSMGGMNGMTGMNAMTPMNSMSNMGNMGMNNMMGPNNMQMNKMSMQAQPHQGYPRRLAPYPNPAMHMTQKRQQGPYAGPNPAAMQPNFNGMATSQYPTNYPAAARPNFPQYQPMQSMNPTAAGFGPNTMIRSTNMRQAAPSYNTTAQAAATSQYYGSNGIPVSMGPTTVGNQFVGHQPNTGYAGGASSYGASAAVTSQYQQDVAAMRTTGAGSLNYQHSPIPGNPTPPLTPATSMPPYISPNPDIKPNFNEMKSPVNLQKDDELRLTFPVRDGIILPPFRLEHNLAVSNHVFQLKSTVHQTLMWRSDLELQLKCFHHEDRQMNTNWPASVQVSVNATPLVIDRGENKTSHKPLYLKDVCQPGRNTIQITVSACCCSHLFVLQLVHRPSVRSVLHGLLRKRLLTAEHCITKIKRNFSNTISNNGIQSEKDVVEQTALKVSLKCPITFKRITLPARGHDCKHIQCFDLESYLQLNCERGSWRCPVCTKPAQLEGLEVDQYMWGILNTLNTAEVEEVTIDSMANWKPAKNMSGIKSEEESDCKRMTKAMSPGSMNMPTMNNWDMNQAMSPYIPPDMSSIVSGSMMNNTQSTYTNNNINHRNSSGGSFDINSGTNTNASNDYSNGTGPLSHLNESVNSLDPLNAMEKSLNDQMPHTPHTPHTPHTPHTPGGGNSGPPSVPPASQESTGNHNTSGSTSTNINNDTADIPSDLNFDPAAVIDGEGTGQEALNLLPDNVVDPMELLSYLDPPDLNTPPSSGASSGNPSSSDDILALFE